The DNA segment TGGGAACAGGAAGAATTTCACAGACCAACTGACGGTACACCCGGAGGTGGCCGCGACCGCGAGCGCTCCAAAATCTAGGTCATGAGGCTCAGGTCCGCGGACCCACCCGACTGAAGAGTCCCAGGATCTGGCTTTGGATTGAGTGAAGTGAGCTTGGGTGAAGCAGTAAGTGGACCCCAAACCTACGTGAGTCGTCGTGGTAGGGACGCACGGAACGAATGCCTGCGTGCTGGAACGAAGGTAGTCCCCGGTAGATTCGCGCATATGGACCCCGATAAGAACCGACCGGAGGCGATCTCCGGATCGATGTGGCGTCTTGCTGCCTCGGCGTTTGTTGTTCTCGCTGCTGAGCCTTGCTTTGTGCTTGTGGACACTGCGGTGGTGGGCCATCTTGGTTCAGTGCCACTTGGGGCCCTAGGTGTTGGGGGGACACTTGTGTCGTTGGTTGCCATGCTTGGCGTCTTCTTGGACTATGGAGCCACGGGGCGTGCAGCTCGTTGGTTCGGGGCCGGTCGCCGTGGTGATGCAATTGATGAGGGAGTCGCGGCGACGTTTTTGGCTCTTGTTCTGGGTGTTGTCGCCGTTGGGATCGGTGAGCTCTTGGCCGGACCACTCATTCGGCTGCTTGCTGGTGGGGCCGGCCCCACTGCCCGGGCCGCAGTGACCTGGTTTCGCGTAGCTGTCCTTGGGGTGCCTGGGATGCTTGTCGTGTTGGCTGGTAATGGATGGATGCGGGGAGTACAGGAGACGCGACGTCCCGTGCAGATTGTCGTGTTGGCAAACGTGATCTCAGCGATTGCCTCTCCCGTGCTCGTCTATCCGCTGAGGTTTGGTCTCGTTGGCTCCGCGATTGCGAATCTAGGTGCGCAGGTTATTGGTG comes from the Ferrimicrobium sp. genome and includes:
- a CDS encoding MATE family efflux transporter, which produces MDPDKNRPEAISGSMWRLAASAFVVLAAEPCFVLVDTAVVGHLGSVPLGALGVGGTLVSLVAMLGVFLDYGATGRAARWFGAGRRGDAIDEGVAATFLALVLGVVAVGIGELLAGPLIRLLAGGAGPTARAAVTWFRVAVLGVPGMLVVLAGNGWMRGVQETRRPVQIVVLANVISAIASPVLVYPLRFGLVGSAIANLGAQVIGGVLFLLILRAERRPWAPRMNVVRAQLRTGGNLFARAVGFQVAALVAVSVAARMGTAKLGAFQVGLECWAFELVV